A segment of the Manihot esculenta cultivar AM560-2 chromosome 13, M.esculenta_v8, whole genome shotgun sequence genome:
ACCAAAAATAACACCAATTTAGCAATTCACTTGTCCTTATTAACCTCTCTCTCCTCTCTTACAGAGCCCATCCAAAACCAAATCATCACCATTAAAATTCACTCTCTcccttcatcatcatcaacaTCATCGCGCACAAACAAGACAACGAGAGAGAAAGTTGGAGTGTAGTGGAATTTCAGAGACCATTTCGATGATGGAAATGGCTCAGGTTGGCGTGCGAACCAGAGCTCGTGCATTGGCCTTGGCGGCTGCGGCAGCTGCTGCCGCTACTGGCACTGCAAGGAAAAGGAAAGTGAACAATCGAGAATTGGTGTTGTCTACATCATATATTGAACTAAGAAGTACCTCCAGAAGACGCGTCATAATTAAGCCTGAGAATTCAGTTTCAGTTTCAGTTCCACTTCCACCGGAAATAAATCCCGGTCACCGGACTGTAATTCAGGATAGATGCTCCAGCCCTAGCACGCATCACGCCTCAGCTTCTTGTTGCTCGAGTAATGGATCAAGTGATCAGAGAATTAATAAATTCGCAGATCTGGAGGTCAATTAAATTATGCCTTTATGAATTCCACTTGAGTTTTCGGTTTGTTCCGCTTTAATTGCTTTCGTTCATTTCAATTACTACTATTCGGTTCACTGAATTTTTTCTTCTAATCCTATTTTTGCAGGCCGAGAGCTTTGAAGTTGAAACGTCAGTGTATTATGGCTGTAGAGAAAGGtttactttttctttattcCTAGTTCATTGTTATGAGTATTATGACGCACGTCTCTTCAATTtcgaaatttaaaatatgagagAACGCTTGAATTCTTCCGTTTTTAACCTCTTTACCTTTCTCATTCTAATATTTGAACTATTTATGTACGTCTACCGGTCTTTATTCTTTGTATTCTATACGCACAGGAGAGAGACCACGCCATCAAGCCAGCTTCGAGCAGAATCATCAGACGAACTGGATTCGACGGCGAGACCATCTTCG
Coding sequences within it:
- the LOC110629422 gene encoding cyclin-dependent kinase inhibitor 7 codes for the protein MMEMAQVGVRTRARALALAAAAAAAATGTARKRKVNNRELVLSTSYIELRSTSRRRVIIKPENSVSVSVPLPPEINPGHRTVIQDRCSSPSTHHASASCCSSNGSSDQRINKFADLEAESFEVETSVYYGCRERRETTPSSQLRAESSDELDSTARPSSAANSRRRSTGVKMPTESELDDFFSEAEKNIKKQFAEKYNYDILKDEPLEGRYDWVRLKQ